In one Pseudomonas tensinigenes genomic region, the following are encoded:
- a CDS encoding 8-oxoguanine deaminase, whose amino-acid sequence MPATRTWLKNPLAIFTSNELDARGGLVVQDGVIVEVLAAGQQPSAPCNAVFDAREHVILPGLINTHHHFYQTLTRAWAPVVNQPLFPWLKTLYPVWARLTPEKLALASKVALAELLLSGCTTAADHHYLFPDGLENAIDVQVETVRELGMRAMLTRGSMSLGEKDGGLPPQQTVQEGQVILDDSQRLIHEYHERGDGAQIQIALAPCSPFSVTPEIMSASAELANKLDVRLHTHLAETLDEEDFCLQRFGLRTVDYLDSVGWLGPRTWLAHGIHFNPDEIARLGQAGTGICHCPSSNMRLASGICPSIDLTDAGALFGLGVDGSASNDASNMILEARQALYIQRLRYGAEKITPERVLGWATKGSASLLGRTDIGEIAVGKQADLALFKLDELRFSGSHDPISALLLCGADRADRVMIGGKWRVVDGQVEGLDLKGLIADHSQAARQLIAGT is encoded by the coding sequence ATGCCCGCGACCCGTACCTGGTTAAAAAATCCCCTCGCCATTTTCACCTCCAACGAGCTCGATGCCCGTGGCGGTCTTGTCGTGCAAGACGGTGTCATCGTCGAAGTCCTCGCCGCTGGCCAGCAGCCGTCGGCGCCGTGCAATGCAGTGTTCGATGCCCGCGAGCATGTGATCCTGCCGGGCCTGATCAACACTCACCATCACTTCTATCAAACCCTCACCCGCGCCTGGGCGCCGGTGGTCAATCAGCCGTTGTTCCCATGGCTGAAAACCCTGTACCCGGTGTGGGCGCGCCTGACGCCGGAAAAACTCGCCCTCGCCAGCAAAGTCGCTTTGGCCGAACTGCTGCTGTCGGGCTGCACCACCGCTGCCGACCACCACTATCTGTTCCCGGACGGTCTGGAAAACGCCATCGACGTGCAAGTCGAAACCGTGCGTGAACTGGGCATGCGCGCCATGCTCACTCGCGGTTCGATGAGCCTCGGCGAGAAGGACGGCGGTTTGCCGCCGCAGCAGACCGTGCAGGAAGGCCAAGTGATTCTCGACGACAGTCAGCGCCTGATTCACGAGTACCACGAACGTGGCGATGGGGCGCAGATCCAGATCGCCCTGGCGCCGTGCTCGCCGTTCTCGGTGACCCCGGAAATCATGTCGGCCAGCGCCGAACTGGCGAACAAACTCGACGTGCGCCTGCACACGCATCTCGCCGAAACCCTCGATGAAGAAGATTTCTGCCTGCAGCGTTTCGGCCTGCGCACCGTCGATTATCTCGACAGCGTCGGCTGGCTCGGCCCGCGCACCTGGCTGGCCCACGGCATCCACTTCAACCCGGACGAAATCGCTCGCCTCGGTCAGGCGGGCACCGGTATTTGCCATTGCCCAAGCTCGAACATGCGTCTGGCTTCCGGCATCTGCCCGAGTATCGATCTGACTGACGCGGGTGCACTTTTTGGTCTGGGCGTCGATGGTTCGGCGTCCAACGATGCCTCGAACATGATTCTCGAAGCGCGTCAGGCGTTGTACATCCAGCGCCTGCGTTACGGCGCCGAGAAGATCACCCCGGAACGCGTGCTGGGCTGGGCGACCAAGGGTTCGGCGAGCTTGTTGGGCCGTACCGATATTGGTGAGATTGCCGTGGGCAAGCAGGCGGATCTGGCGTTGTTCAAGCTTGATGAGCTGCGCTTCTCGGGCAGCCATGATCCGATCTCGGCGTTGCTGTTGTGCGGCGCGGATCGTGCGGATCGGGTGATGATTGGTGGCAAGTGGCGCGTGGTCGATGGCCAGGTTGAAGGGCTGGATCTGAAAGGCCTGATCGCCGACCACAGCCAGGCGGCGCGCCAGTTGATCGCCGGTACCTGA
- a CDS encoding SDR family oxidoreductase yields the protein MSAKNALIIGASRGLGLGLVKTLLADGWQVTATVRNPANADALQALGKVRIEKLDMDDQQAVIALSQQLKGETFDLLFVNAGVKGPADQTPGGATLAEVGQLFFTNAVAPINLAQRFVGQIRDGSGLLAFMSSGLGSVTVPDAPELALYKASKAALNSMTNSFITQLGEQKMTVLSLHPGWVKTDMGGEGADLDVETSTRGLIDQVNAYTGKGGHHFINYKGETIPW from the coding sequence ATGTCTGCAAAAAACGCACTGATCATCGGCGCCTCCCGGGGCCTGGGCCTCGGTTTGGTGAAAACCCTGCTGGCCGACGGCTGGCAAGTCACCGCCACCGTGCGCAACCCTGCCAATGCCGATGCGCTTCAAGCATTAGGCAAGGTGCGGATCGAGAAGCTCGATATGGACGATCAGCAAGCGGTGATCGCTTTGAGCCAACAGCTCAAGGGCGAAACATTTGATTTGCTGTTCGTCAACGCCGGGGTCAAAGGCCCGGCCGATCAGACCCCGGGCGGCGCTACATTGGCCGAAGTCGGTCAGTTGTTCTTCACCAACGCGGTGGCACCGATCAATCTGGCCCAGCGTTTTGTCGGGCAGATCCGTGACGGCAGCGGCCTGCTGGCGTTCATGAGTTCCGGGCTCGGCAGCGTGACCGTGCCGGACGCGCCGGAGCTGGCGTTGTACAAAGCGAGCAAGGCTGCGCTGAATTCGATGACCAACAGTTTTATCACGCAATTGGGCGAGCAGAAGATGACCGTGTTGTCGCTGCATCCGGGTTGGGTGAAGACCGATATGGGCGGTGAAGGGGCTGACCTTGATGTGGAAACCAGCACCCGTGGGTTGATCGATCAGGTGAATGCGTACACCGGCAAGGGCGGGCATCACTTCATCAATTACAAGGGCGAAACGATTCCCTGGTAA
- a CDS encoding MerR family transcriptional regulator — MRIGELAQASAVSRDTLRFYEQRGLIAAQRSANGYRDYPPEMVQLVLYIKTAQRLGFTLGEIGDSVAALWNAPDPDNAVAQLLRDKLQLIENRMSELDVLRQELQLRLGQACPLNP; from the coding sequence ATGCGCATCGGTGAATTAGCCCAGGCCAGCGCCGTCAGCCGTGACACCCTGCGTTTCTATGAGCAGCGCGGGTTGATCGCGGCGCAGCGCAGTGCCAATGGTTATCGCGACTATCCGCCGGAGATGGTGCAACTGGTGCTCTATATCAAGACTGCGCAGCGTCTGGGATTTACCCTCGGCGAGATCGGTGACAGTGTCGCCGCATTGTGGAACGCGCCCGATCCGGACAACGCCGTGGCGCAGTTGCTGCGCGACAAACTCCAATTGATTGAAAACCGCATGAGCGAACTCGACGTACTGCGGCAAGAGCTGCAACTTCGCCTCGGTCAGGCCTGTCCATTGAATCCATGA
- a CDS encoding ABC transporter permease: MDIDLLSNIFYAMVRCGTPLLLVALGELICEKSGVLNLGQEGMMLFGAVIGFIVALNSGNLWLGVLLAMLAGMLLSSLFALVALVFNANQVATGLALTIFGVGLSTFVGAAWVGKPLAGFEPLAIPYLSEIPLIGRMLFAQDLLVYLSFALFTLVAWVIIKSRVGLIIQAVGENPDAASAMGLPVLTVRTLAVLFGGAMAGLAGAYLSLAYTPMWAENMTAGRGWIALALVVFASWRVWRLLLGAYLFGLASILHLVAQGLGLAIPSSLLAMLPYVATIVVLVLLSRDALRTRLYAPVSLGQPWQAGH, translated from the coding sequence ATGGATATCGATCTGTTGAGCAATATTTTCTACGCCATGGTGCGTTGCGGCACGCCGCTGTTGCTGGTGGCGCTGGGGGAGCTGATTTGCGAAAAGAGCGGCGTGCTCAACCTCGGGCAGGAAGGGATGATGCTGTTTGGCGCGGTGATCGGTTTTATCGTCGCGCTGAACAGCGGCAACCTGTGGCTCGGCGTGTTGTTGGCGATGCTGGCCGGCATGTTGTTGTCGTCGCTGTTTGCCTTGGTGGCGCTGGTGTTCAACGCCAATCAGGTGGCGACCGGTTTGGCCCTGACGATATTTGGTGTCGGGCTGTCGACCTTTGTCGGCGCGGCTTGGGTGGGTAAACCGTTGGCCGGTTTTGAGCCGCTGGCGATTCCTTATCTGAGTGAGATTCCGTTGATTGGGCGGATGCTGTTTGCCCAGGATCTGCTGGTGTATCTGTCGTTCGCGCTGTTTACGCTGGTGGCGTGGGTGATCATCAAAAGTCGTGTCGGGTTGATCATTCAAGCGGTGGGTGAGAACCCGGATGCGGCCAGTGCGATGGGCTTGCCGGTGTTGACCGTGCGCACCTTGGCGGTGCTGTTCGGCGGGGCGATGGCCGGGTTGGCCGGGGCTTATCTATCGCTGGCGTATACGCCGATGTGGGCAGAAAACATGACCGCCGGGCGTGGCTGGATCGCCTTGGCGCTGGTGGTATTTGCCAGTTGGCGAGTATGGCGGTTGTTGCTCGGGGCGTATCTGTTTGGCCTCGCCAGCATCCTGCATTTGGTGGCGCAGGGGTTGGGGCTGGCGATTCCGTCGAGTTTGCTGGCAATGCTGCCGTATGTCGCGACGATTGTGGTGCTGGTGTTGTTGTCGCGGGATGCGCTGCGCACAAGATTGTATGCGCCGGTGTCGCTTGGGCAGCCTTGGCAGGCGGGGCATTAA
- a CDS encoding ABC transporter permease: MLLSLEPRGQQSRLMLWCSPLLAAALTLGCGSLLFIALGHDPLQTLHTLLIAPVSDLYGISELLVKALPILLCAMGLAVAYQARIWNIGAEGQLLLGALAGSALAVNIIGMQSRWALVFILLTGTLAGAAWAGLTAWLRTRFNANEILTSIMLNYIALNLLLFCVHGPLKDPAGFNFPESAMFGDASRLPLLMEDGRVHAGVYFALLALVVVWVLLQKSFVGFQIKVLGLDKRAAGFVGFREKRLIWLALLISGGLAGLAGVCEVTGPIGQLVPQVSPGYGYAAITVAFLGRLNPIGILFSSLLMALLYIGGESAQMTMNLPQAITQLFQGMMLFFLLASDVLILYRPRLNLRWVKRTSTTAVTAGAL; encoded by the coding sequence ATGCTGCTTTCCCTCGAACCCCGTGGCCAGCAATCGCGCCTGATGCTGTGGTGCTCGCCGTTACTGGCAGCGGCGCTGACGCTTGGCTGCGGCTCGCTGCTGTTTATCGCTCTTGGCCACGACCCGTTGCAAACCTTGCACACGCTGCTGATCGCGCCGGTCAGCGACTTGTATGGCATCTCCGAATTGCTGGTCAAAGCGCTGCCGATTCTGCTTTGCGCAATGGGGTTGGCCGTGGCGTATCAGGCGCGGATCTGGAACATCGGCGCTGAGGGGCAATTGCTCCTCGGCGCCCTCGCCGGCAGTGCCTTGGCGGTGAACATCATCGGCATGCAAAGTCGTTGGGCGCTGGTATTTATTCTGCTCACTGGCACCCTCGCTGGCGCGGCGTGGGCCGGGCTCACCGCGTGGTTGCGCACGCGCTTCAACGCCAACGAAATTCTCACCAGCATCATGCTCAATTACATCGCGCTGAACCTGCTGTTGTTCTGTGTGCACGGGCCGCTGAAAGATCCCGCCGGGTTCAACTTTCCCGAGTCGGCGATGTTCGGCGACGCCAGTCGTTTGCCGTTGTTGATGGAGGATGGCCGCGTGCATGCCGGGGTGTATTTCGCCCTGCTCGCGCTGGTCGTGGTGTGGGTGTTGTTGCAGAAAAGCTTTGTCGGTTTCCAGATCAAAGTGCTAGGGCTGGACAAGCGTGCCGCAGGGTTTGTCGGCTTTCGCGAGAAGCGTTTGATCTGGCTGGCGCTGTTGATCAGCGGCGGATTGGCCGGGCTCGCCGGCGTCTGCGAAGTCACCGGGCCGATTGGCCAATTGGTGCCGCAGGTGTCGCCGGGTTATGGCTATGCGGCGATTACCGTGGCGTTTCTCGGGCGTCTGAATCCGATCGGGATTCTGTTTTCGAGTCTGTTGATGGCGCTGCTGTACATCGGCGGCGAGAGCGCGCAAATGACGATGAACCTGCCGCAAGCGATCACCCAGTTGTTTCAGGGAATGATGCTGTTTTTCCTGCTCGCCAGTGACGTGCTGATCCTCTATCGGCCACGCCTGAACCTGCGCTGGGTGAAGCGCACCTCGACTACTGCCGTAACCGCCGGAGCGCTGTGA
- a CDS encoding ABC transporter ATP-binding protein, with protein sequence MSIAPATPRLQLRQISKRYPGCLANDAIDLSIAPGEIHALLGENGAGKSTLMKIIYGVTQADAGEMLWQGQRINIRNPAQARQLGIGMVFQHFSLFETLSVAQNIALAMGAAAGTPKQLEPKIREVSRRYGMALEPERLVHSLSIGERQRVEIIRCLMQDIRLLILDEPTSVLTPQEADELFITLRRLAAEGCSILFISHKLGEVRALCHSATVLRGGRVAGHCVPAECSDQQLAQMMVGEAAALIGDYPKVSGGAAFLRVSGLSWHNPDPFGCSLADINLQVRSGEIVGIAGVAGNGQDELLALLSGEQTLPRADAATIRFAEQHVADLRPDARRKLGLAFVPAERLGHGAVPELSLADNALLTAFQQGLVSNGLIQRGKVEALAQQIIQRFGVKTPDTQTAARSLSGGNLQKFILGREILQQPKLLIAAHPTWGVDVGAAATIHRALIALRDAGAAILVISEDLDELFQISDRLGALCGGRLSALHNTTDTQLSDVGGWMAGQFDNPPSAATV encoded by the coding sequence ATGTCCATTGCTCCTGCAACCCCGCGCCTGCAACTGCGCCAGATCAGCAAACGTTATCCCGGTTGTCTGGCCAACGATGCCATCGACCTGAGCATCGCGCCCGGTGAAATTCACGCCCTGCTCGGTGAAAACGGTGCGGGCAAAAGTACCTTGATGAAGATTATCTACGGCGTCACCCAAGCCGATGCCGGGGAGATGCTCTGGCAAGGACAACGGATCAACATCCGTAATCCGGCCCAGGCGCGGCAGTTGGGCATCGGCATGGTGTTCCAGCATTTCTCGCTGTTCGAAACCCTCAGTGTGGCGCAGAACATTGCCCTGGCAATGGGCGCGGCGGCCGGAACGCCCAAACAACTGGAACCAAAAATTCGCGAAGTGTCACGCCGTTACGGCATGGCGCTGGAGCCTGAAAGACTTGTCCACAGCCTGTCGATCGGTGAGCGGCAACGGGTGGAGATCATTCGTTGCCTGATGCAGGACATTCGCCTGCTGATCCTTGATGAACCGACTTCGGTACTGACACCGCAGGAGGCCGACGAGTTGTTCATCACCCTGCGCCGCCTCGCTGCCGAAGGCTGCAGCATTCTGTTTATCAGCCACAAACTTGGTGAAGTGCGTGCGTTGTGTCATAGCGCGACGGTTCTGCGCGGCGGGCGTGTCGCCGGACATTGCGTGCCTGCCGAATGTTCGGATCAGCAATTGGCGCAGATGATGGTGGGGGAAGCGGCGGCGTTGATTGGCGACTATCCGAAGGTCAGCGGCGGCGCGGCATTTTTGCGGGTGAGCGGATTGAGTTGGCATAACCCGGACCCGTTTGGTTGCTCTTTGGCGGACATTAATCTGCAAGTACGCAGCGGTGAAATCGTTGGCATCGCCGGGGTCGCGGGCAACGGTCAGGATGAATTGCTCGCCCTGCTCAGTGGCGAACAAACATTGCCTCGGGCGGACGCCGCGACCATTCGATTCGCTGAGCAACACGTCGCCGACTTACGTCCCGATGCACGACGCAAACTGGGTCTGGCATTCGTGCCTGCCGAGCGTCTCGGTCATGGCGCGGTGCCGGAATTGAGTCTGGCGGACAACGCCCTGCTGACTGCGTTCCAACAAGGGTTGGTCAGCAACGGGCTGATCCAGCGCGGCAAAGTCGAAGCCCTCGCCCAACAGATCATTCAGCGTTTCGGCGTAAAAACCCCGGACACGCAAACCGCCGCGCGCAGTTTGTCCGGCGGCAATCTGCAGAAATTCATCCTTGGCCGGGAAATTCTCCAGCAACCGAAACTGCTGATCGCCGCGCACCCGACCTGGGGCGTCGACGTCGGTGCTGCCGCGACCATTCACCGCGCGCTGATCGCGTTGCGCGATGCCGGCGCGGCGATTCTGGTGATCTCCGAAGACCTCGACGAACTGTTCCAGATCAGCGACCGCCTCGGTGCGTTGTGCGGTGGACGTTTGTCGGCGCTGCACAACACCACCGATACCCAACTCAGCGACGTCGGCGGCTGGATGGCCGGCCAGTTCGACAACCCACCTTCTGCCGCCACGGTTTAA